One Paenibacillus crassostreae DNA segment encodes these proteins:
- a CDS encoding BMP family ABC transporter substrate-binding protein, with product MIKRGRRFSINMLLMVVLAVVITGCGSNNAISNSTTEVEATNSGTSTGENASTTEPVVEKPKVAFVYIGPPGDGGYTYQHDQGRLYMEKELGITADYVENVPESADAERIITELAQSHDIVFTTSFGYMDFTLNVASKFPNVKFLHASGYKTAENMGTYFGKNYQASYLSGIAAGTMTKNNHLGYVGAFPISEVIYNLNAFTLGAQSVNSDIFVDVVWTNTWYDPTTERQAAISLLDKGADVLLAYQDSPATLQAAAERDAFAGGNDSDMSQYAPDHYLTNPVWNWGPYYVKAVQSVMDGTWSNEQYSGDMADGMVELAPFGNKVPEDVKALVEEAKAKIISGELEVFTGPLTDNQGTVQVSEGQAMTLEEVLGMNWLIKGVEGTIPQ from the coding sequence ATGATAAAAAGGGGTCGAAGATTCTCTATCAACATGTTGCTAATGGTTGTTCTAGCGGTTGTAATAACGGGTTGTGGCAGTAACAATGCTATATCAAACAGTACTACAGAGGTAGAAGCTACAAATTCGGGTACATCAACGGGAGAGAATGCGAGTACTACAGAACCGGTTGTAGAAAAACCTAAGGTGGCTTTCGTGTATATAGGTCCTCCGGGTGACGGTGGGTATACCTATCAGCATGACCAAGGTCGTCTCTATATGGAGAAGGAACTTGGAATTACAGCAGACTACGTTGAGAATGTTCCGGAAAGTGCGGATGCTGAACGGATCATAACAGAATTAGCACAATCTCATGATATCGTGTTTACGACAAGTTTTGGATATATGGATTTCACGCTTAATGTAGCTAGTAAGTTTCCGAATGTGAAATTCTTACATGCATCAGGATACAAGACCGCTGAGAACATGGGGACTTATTTCGGTAAGAATTATCAAGCAAGTTATCTTTCCGGTATAGCAGCTGGCACAATGACGAAGAACAATCATCTGGGTTATGTCGGTGCATTTCCGATCAGTGAAGTTATTTATAACCTCAATGCCTTTACGCTTGGTGCGCAAAGTGTGAACTCTGATATTTTTGTCGATGTGGTGTGGACCAATACATGGTATGACCCGACAACAGAACGTCAAGCGGCGATTAGCCTTTTGGATAAGGGTGCAGATGTATTGTTAGCTTATCAAGATTCACCTGCAACCTTACAAGCGGCCGCTGAACGGGATGCCTTTGCTGGAGGTAACGATTCAGATATGAGTCAATATGCACCAGATCATTATTTAACAAATCCAGTGTGGAACTGGGGTCCGTATTATGTAAAAGCTGTGCAATCGGTCATGGATGGAACATGGAGTAATGAACAGTACTCAGGAGATATGGCTGATGGTATGGTTGAACTTGCACCGTTTGGTAATAAGGTTCCAGAAGATGTGAAGGCATTAGTGGAAGAGGCGAAAGCCAAGATCATTAGTGGTGAACTAGAAGTATTCACAGGCCCGTTAACGGATAATCAAGGCACTGTGCAAGTATCAGAGGGTCAGGCGATGACACTTGAAGAAGTGTTGGGAATGAACTGGTTGATTAAAGGTGTAGAAGGCACAATTCCTCAATAA
- a CDS encoding ABC transporter ATP-binding protein: protein MLNHTVEMRGIVKKFGSVIASDQVDFSANAGEIHALLGENGAGKSTVMSMLSGVYRADEGEILIRGTTAKIRSPKDAASLGVGMVFQNFRLVQSLTAVENIVLGEKSSFWRGSQWMKKKVEEIEKLAEHFGLGFKVDLPIWQLSVGEQQRVEIVKTLYRGADIIILDEPTSVLTPGEADQLFNTLRVMKNEGKTVIMTTHKMKEVMASSDCISVMRKGKMIATLVTADTDERELARLMVGREVTISRQEREVSEGSPLLVVKNIDVDADHGRKALDNLSLTVCEGEIVGVAGVAGNGQKELAEVLTGLRMWKNGEISFDGSTVKSASVRGAIDSGISHVPENRMKSGLAGRLGSVDNLLFKSYRSEEHSKFGLLKAGKNRLWSQGLVSRFNVKIHGLDTPVQHLSGGNQQKLLFAREISHQPKLMVAVHPTQGLDVGATAGVHDLLMGLRGSGSGILLISEDLDELLQLSDRILVIYNGSIIGEETYEKSDRETIGLLMAGIQDREGNFV from the coding sequence ATGCTGAACCATACAGTAGAAATGCGGGGAATTGTGAAGAAGTTTGGTTCGGTGATTGCGAGCGATCAAGTCGATTTTTCGGCAAATGCGGGTGAAATTCATGCACTGCTTGGTGAGAATGGAGCAGGAAAGAGTACGGTCATGAGTATGCTGTCTGGTGTGTACAGAGCAGATGAAGGAGAAATTCTCATTCGTGGCACGACTGCGAAAATTCGTTCCCCGAAAGACGCAGCATCACTTGGGGTTGGTATGGTGTTTCAGAACTTCAGACTGGTGCAGAGTCTTACGGCAGTGGAGAATATCGTGCTTGGCGAAAAGTCGTCTTTCTGGCGGGGCAGTCAGTGGATGAAGAAAAAGGTTGAGGAAATTGAGAAGTTGGCGGAGCACTTTGGTCTCGGATTTAAAGTGGATCTACCGATATGGCAGCTGTCTGTTGGAGAGCAACAACGTGTGGAAATTGTGAAGACACTCTATCGAGGCGCGGATATTATTATTTTGGATGAACCAACTTCGGTGCTAACTCCAGGTGAGGCGGATCAGTTATTCAATACGCTTCGTGTCATGAAGAATGAAGGTAAAACGGTTATCATGACAACGCATAAAATGAAAGAAGTTATGGCATCATCGGATTGCATTTCTGTGATGCGTAAAGGAAAAATGATCGCCACATTGGTAACAGCGGATACGGATGAACGGGAGTTAGCTCGATTGATGGTCGGTAGAGAGGTAACGATTAGTCGACAAGAACGAGAAGTCTCAGAGGGGAGTCCATTGCTGGTTGTGAAGAATATTGATGTTGATGCCGATCATGGTCGTAAGGCTTTGGATAACTTATCTCTTACGGTGTGTGAGGGGGAGATAGTTGGAGTCGCAGGTGTAGCTGGCAATGGACAGAAGGAACTTGCAGAAGTATTAACGGGATTGAGGATGTGGAAGAACGGTGAGATTTCTTTTGATGGCAGTACAGTGAAATCGGCATCTGTAAGAGGGGCTATCGATTCAGGTATCTCTCATGTTCCTGAGAATCGGATGAAGAGTGGACTTGCAGGCCGACTTGGTTCCGTCGACAATCTATTATTCAAATCCTATCGTAGCGAGGAACATTCTAAATTTGGTCTGTTGAAGGCAGGAAAGAATCGTTTATGGTCGCAGGGACTTGTGAGTAGATTCAATGTGAAGATACACGGGCTAGATACTCCGGTACAGCATTTGTCTGGTGGGAATCAACAGAAGTTACTATTTGCCAGAGAGATTAGTCATCAGCCCAAGTTGATGGTGGCTGTTCACCCTACTCAAGGGCTCGATGTTGGTGCCACAGCAGGAGTTCATGATCTGTTGATGGGGTTACGAGGCTCAGGTAGTGGTATTCTCCTCATATCGGAGGATCTGGATGAGCTTCTACAGCTATCCGATCGTATCCTTGTTATATATAATGGTTCCATTATTGGAGAAGAAACATATGAAAAGTCAGATCGGGAGACGATCGGATTGTTGATGGCGGGTATTCAAGACAGAGAGGGGAACTTCGTATGA
- a CDS encoding ABC transporter permease: protein MSQSNGSDAVVLDSSQPNIKGHTGKRWPFQLEYDSSRTRSPWWTPFLSVFLALVLCSIFIAANGMNPITVYEKMFRGAFGTSYGFTETIVKAIPLLLCGLGIAIAYRISIWNIGAEGQFTVGAMGATAVTIYFPGLPTFWSLLLMILFGFAAGAIWGLMTAVPRTHFGVNELITSLMLNYVALLALDYVVFGPWKDPEGFNFPGSSMFTAAQSLPVLGSTRLHLGIVFGLVAVLIYYLMIRFTRWGYELRLIGANSIAAHYAGIHIKRHIIIVMLISGGLAGIAGMAEVSGVTHKLMQGISPGYGYTAIIVAWLAKLNPIGLIVTSVLFGGLIVGGYSVQTIGLPSSISEMLQGSILFFVIAGDMIHRFRVRRNT, encoded by the coding sequence ATGAGTCAATCCAACGGAAGCGATGCTGTGGTACTTGATTCGTCACAGCCCAACATCAAGGGCCATACTGGTAAACGGTGGCCATTTCAGCTTGAATATGACTCAAGTCGTACTCGTTCACCTTGGTGGACACCCTTTCTCTCTGTATTCCTAGCCTTGGTGTTATGTTCTATCTTCATTGCTGCTAACGGAATGAATCCCATAACGGTATATGAAAAAATGTTCCGTGGTGCTTTTGGTACCTCTTATGGGTTCACAGAAACGATAGTGAAGGCAATACCTCTACTGCTATGTGGTCTGGGTATTGCTATTGCCTACCGGATATCCATATGGAATATCGGAGCAGAAGGGCAGTTTACCGTTGGAGCCATGGGAGCGACTGCCGTCACGATTTATTTCCCTGGTCTACCCACTTTCTGGTCACTGTTGCTAATGATCCTATTCGGTTTCGCAGCGGGAGCGATCTGGGGATTGATGACGGCTGTGCCAAGGACACATTTCGGAGTGAATGAGCTTATTACTTCATTAATGTTGAATTATGTGGCACTGTTGGCGCTAGATTATGTCGTGTTCGGGCCTTGGAAAGATCCAGAAGGGTTTAACTTCCCAGGCTCATCGATGTTCACTGCTGCACAGTCATTACCTGTCTTGGGGAGCACACGGTTGCATCTTGGTATAGTATTTGGACTCGTCGCTGTATTGATCTATTACTTAATGATTCGCTTCACCCGTTGGGGATACGAACTTCGTTTAATCGGAGCTAATTCGATTGCTGCTCACTACGCAGGTATTCATATCAAGCGACATATTATTATTGTCATGCTGATCAGTGGCGGCTTAGCTGGTATAGCGGGAATGGCAGAGGTATCGGGGGTTACCCATAAATTGATGCAAGGCATATCCCCGGGTTATGGATATACAGCTATTATTGTAGCTTGGCTGGCGAAGTTGAATCCGATCGGGTTAATCGTTACTTCGGTGTTGTTCGGAGGTTTAATCGTTGGTGGATATAGTGTACAGACCATTGGGTTGCCTTCCTCGATCTCGGAAATGTTGCAAGGTTCCATCCTTTTCTTTGTCATTGCTGGAGATATGATTCACCGGTTCCGCGTTCGTCGGAACACATAA
- a CDS encoding ABC transporter permease: protein MDFTTQLLIAAISAGTPLLLATLGGILNERAGIIQLGAEGLMLMGAVTICMVYIRTGNLAVALLATVAVTAVLGLLHSFLCVTLRANQTMSGLAMTLFGSGLSAYIGKPISGIPLPGSSPKLHLGWLEQVPILGKVFGNMDYLTWFSLLMVLVLHLLIHRTSWGLHLRAVGDSPATADVMGIRVQLIRYSYVIAGAMLIGLAGANMVLAYAPTWNEGLTAGRGWIAVGLVIFARWNPLRALFCAYFFGALDSLGFRIQLLGSGIPPYFLKMIPYIVTILVLMYLGYRNRNKPSGTPEALGVPYVREQRF, encoded by the coding sequence ATGGATTTCACGACTCAGTTATTAATAGCAGCGATTTCAGCAGGGACACCGCTTCTGTTGGCTACGCTGGGTGGCATATTGAATGAACGTGCCGGAATTATCCAACTTGGTGCTGAGGGACTGATGCTGATGGGTGCGGTCACAATTTGTATGGTATACATCCGGACGGGTAATTTGGCAGTAGCATTACTTGCAACCGTAGCGGTAACGGCGGTTCTAGGTTTACTGCATTCCTTCCTGTGTGTAACGTTACGGGCGAATCAGACGATGTCAGGGTTAGCTATGACTTTGTTTGGAAGTGGGCTCAGTGCTTATATTGGGAAGCCGATCAGCGGTATACCTTTGCCAGGTTCTTCACCTAAATTGCATCTAGGTTGGTTAGAACAGGTCCCTATCTTGGGGAAGGTATTTGGCAATATGGATTATTTAACGTGGTTTAGCTTACTAATGGTTCTGGTTCTGCATCTGCTAATTCACCGTACATCATGGGGTCTTCATTTACGGGCAGTTGGTGATAGCCCTGCTACGGCTGATGTTATGGGAATACGCGTACAGTTGATTCGCTACAGCTATGTGATAGCTGGCGCAATGCTCATTGGTCTTGCGGGTGCAAATATGGTATTGGCCTATGCCCCAACTTGGAATGAAGGGCTCACGGCAGGCCGGGGTTGGATAGCGGTTGGATTGGTTATATTCGCAAGATGGAATCCATTACGTGCATTGTTCTGTGCTTATTTCTTTGGGGCTCTTGATTCCCTTGGGTTCCGGATTCAACTGCTTGGAAGTGGCATACCACCTTATTTTCTCAAAATGATTCCATACATCGTCACGATCCTGGTGCTCATGTATCTGGGATACCGTAATCGCAACAAACCCTCCGGTACGCCAGAGGCGCTGGGTGTTCCATATGTACGAGAACAGCGGTTTTGA
- a CDS encoding FAD binding domain-containing protein: MEEFRNGLLSPPTVYQPRDLREAWNLKEQLGEDVVYISGGTLLRTQWEARTVSMPKYLIDLRNVSGLKEIMRNNNSLSIGSQVTLSECRKNDRLGSTAPAVQEALRNIAAPSIRNIATIGGNISSGYGDILPALLVYDTELTSFDGMVMSREPLADWLDSRWNNPFHRHRILTTIEIVPVPERELDISRIDIFQKIGRRDAFTASLVTIALTANMDAEQKILEVRIAAGGGSGQPQRLREAENILLGQVFEQSMLSSVYKAVVDGFETYSDPFATDSYKKKAAGNLIASELWKGLPL; this comes from the coding sequence ATGGAGGAATTTCGTAATGGGCTGTTGTCACCACCTACTGTATACCAACCACGGGATTTGCGAGAGGCTTGGAATCTGAAGGAACAGTTGGGTGAAGACGTGGTATATATCTCTGGGGGAACCTTGCTTCGAACGCAATGGGAAGCTAGAACGGTCTCTATGCCAAAGTATTTGATTGATCTTCGTAATGTCTCAGGGCTGAAAGAGATCATGAGGAATAATAATTCTCTTTCTATTGGGTCTCAAGTCACATTATCTGAATGTCGGAAGAATGACAGACTGGGTTCAACAGCTCCTGCGGTTCAAGAGGCATTACGTAATATAGCCGCACCATCTATTCGTAATATAGCCACCATTGGGGGTAACATTTCTTCTGGGTATGGTGATATTCTTCCAGCACTACTCGTATACGATACGGAATTGACCTCTTTCGATGGAATGGTGATGTCCCGTGAGCCATTAGCGGATTGGTTGGATAGTCGGTGGAATAACCCTTTTCACAGACATCGAATTCTAACTACGATTGAGATTGTTCCTGTCCCAGAGCGGGAATTGGATATAAGTAGGATTGATATTTTTCAAAAGATAGGTCGTAGAGATGCCTTTACTGCATCGCTCGTCACGATCGCATTGACTGCTAATATGGATGCTGAACAAAAGATCCTTGAGGTACGAATTGCGGCAGGAGGTGGCTCTGGGCAACCGCAAAGATTAAGGGAAGCTGAGAATATACTGTTAGGTCAAGTATTCGAGCAGAGCATGCTGTCATCCGTTTATAAGGCGGTAGTGGATGGATTTGAGACATATAGTGACCCTTTTGCCACAGATAGCTATAAGAAAAAAGCTGCAGGCAATCTTATCGCATCTGAATTGTGGAAAGGATTACCGTTATAG
- the pucD gene encoding xanthine dehydrogenase subunit D gives MILNKESSGSRWRTRPDGLDKVSGKLQYLTDMTVDGMLVGRVLRSHHTHARILSIRTWKALEIPGVHAVLTHEDVPGLNGFGIAHPHQPVFCSDRVRYTGDAIAAIAADNDEIAEYALSLIEVDYELLPLLDDPEEAMKMDAILLHAEGNVLHHTKYRKGEPEVVFKDCCHIAEETYWTPRQMHTYMETEGGLFIPEDNGRLTVYSATQHGLMDRIQLSRILDIPQEDIRVISSPIGGSFGGKDELNVQPYGALLALRTRRPVRLHNSRAESVRAGLKRHPMKITMRTGCDDEGKIIAHQVRIISDTGAYATLGAEVLNFATEHVMGPYRIDHVEVEGFAVYTNNGVSGEFRGFGGNQAIFALEGQIDRLAEQLQIDPWELRRRNLREYGDLGPLGQEIAQTDGAFQVWEALSNSKLMDADDSRLISKDQHMRNNEPWIVTGTGAAIAMHGAGLGYGIPDPAGGRLKLAIDGKIEAIFGYEEFGQGLIATMEQMLMEQYGFGADDIRIIIGDTDVVPDSGSSTASRATSMMWMALKRLHPEFTATLLEAAASLSNIGIEGLRIGPGGIWKLDEEVLVSYSELARGLTEPIVCETKFNYPTTPHPRVGAHFLYTYSAIAVRVEVNLLTGRVRITDQFHVVAAGPVANPQGYLGQIEGGSSMAVGFTLSEDAVMSEGNYLTKNLDTYLVPTIIDMNGKIEVQAIEDLPDHDTYGPRGIGEIGSVHLAPAVASAVFHAVGKRVSRLPIEPESLQETPFIPHKAVKIHAG, from the coding sequence ATGATCCTCAATAAGGAATCTAGCGGAAGTCGCTGGCGTACGCGACCTGATGGGTTGGATAAGGTATCGGGTAAGTTGCAATATTTAACCGACATGACGGTTGATGGGATGTTAGTGGGTCGTGTGCTCCGTAGCCATCATACCCATGCCCGCATATTGTCGATACGTACTTGGAAGGCTTTAGAAATTCCGGGTGTGCATGCTGTTCTCACTCATGAGGATGTTCCAGGATTGAATGGATTTGGGATTGCACATCCACATCAGCCTGTATTTTGTAGTGATCGTGTGCGCTACACAGGTGATGCGATTGCGGCGATTGCAGCGGATAACGATGAAATTGCTGAATATGCACTGTCCCTTATTGAAGTTGATTATGAGTTATTACCATTACTTGATGATCCAGAAGAAGCGATGAAGATGGATGCTATATTGTTACATGCAGAGGGAAATGTACTTCATCATACGAAATATCGTAAGGGAGAACCTGAAGTCGTATTTAAAGATTGTTGTCATATTGCGGAAGAGACGTACTGGACACCACGACAGATGCACACCTATATGGAAACTGAAGGTGGATTGTTTATACCTGAAGATAACGGTCGACTTACCGTATATTCGGCCACGCAGCATGGACTGATGGATCGTATACAGTTGTCGCGAATTCTGGACATACCACAAGAAGATATACGCGTCATTTCCAGTCCTATTGGAGGTTCCTTTGGGGGCAAAGATGAGCTGAACGTTCAGCCTTATGGAGCTTTATTAGCGTTACGAACACGCCGCCCGGTAAGACTGCATAACTCTCGTGCCGAATCCGTTCGAGCTGGATTGAAGCGTCACCCGATGAAGATCACGATGAGAACAGGTTGTGATGATGAAGGCAAGATTATTGCCCATCAGGTAAGAATTATCTCTGATACGGGTGCATATGCCACATTAGGGGCTGAGGTGTTGAATTTCGCAACCGAGCATGTCATGGGTCCTTATAGAATCGATCATGTAGAAGTAGAGGGTTTTGCTGTTTACACCAATAATGGTGTATCTGGTGAATTCCGCGGATTTGGTGGTAATCAAGCCATTTTTGCATTGGAGGGTCAGATCGATCGACTGGCTGAACAATTACAGATAGACCCATGGGAATTACGACGTCGTAATTTACGAGAATACGGTGACCTCGGCCCATTAGGTCAGGAGATCGCTCAGACCGATGGGGCCTTCCAAGTCTGGGAAGCATTAAGCAACTCGAAACTTATGGATGCCGATGATTCTAGATTGATTTCTAAGGATCAGCATATGAGAAATAATGAGCCATGGATTGTAACGGGAACGGGTGCCGCAATCGCTATGCATGGCGCAGGTCTTGGTTACGGTATTCCCGATCCTGCAGGAGGAAGACTGAAGCTAGCGATCGATGGCAAAATTGAAGCGATCTTCGGGTACGAGGAATTCGGTCAAGGGTTGATTGCTACGATGGAGCAAATGTTAATGGAACAATATGGTTTCGGCGCTGACGATATAAGAATCATCATTGGTGATACAGATGTCGTACCCGATAGTGGGTCATCCACAGCTTCACGGGCAACAAGTATGATGTGGATGGCTTTGAAGCGACTCCATCCGGAATTTACAGCTACATTATTAGAAGCTGCTGCGAGTCTTTCCAATATAGGGATTGAAGGTTTAAGGATTGGTCCTGGTGGCATTTGGAAACTAGATGAAGAGGTGTTAGTATCTTACAGCGAGTTGGCGAGAGGATTGACAGAGCCTATCGTTTGCGAGACGAAATTCAATTACCCGACAACGCCTCATCCAAGAGTAGGAGCTCACTTTCTGTACACGTATTCCGCAATCGCCGTCAGAGTAGAAGTGAATCTTCTGACAGGGCGCGTCCGTATAACCGATCAGTTTCATGTGGTGGCCGCAGGCCCTGTTGCAAACCCACAAGGGTATCTCGGTCAAATTGAGGGTGGGAGTAGTATGGCGGTTGGATTTACCTTATCCGAGGATGCTGTCATGTCAGAGGGGAATTATCTAACCAAGAATTTAGATACCTATTTAGTACCCACGATTATCGATATGAATGGCAAGATCGAAGTGCAAGCGATAGAGGATTTGCCAGATCACGATACCTATGGTCCGCGTGGCATTGGTGAGATCGGTTCGGTTCATTTAGCACCAGCAGTTGCCTCAGCAGTATTCCATGCCGTAGGCAAACGGGTAAGTCGACTGCCAATTGAACCTGAATCGCTGCAAGAAACGCCATTTATTCCACATAAGGCGGTGAAAATCCATGCCGGATAA
- a CDS encoding (2Fe-2S)-binding protein, whose protein sequence is MPDKSLASGDVRNNTFTLNCLINGKAISTEVPAARRLLNVLREDIELSGTKRACEMGRCGACMVLMDGHPVNACLTMAYQCTGTEITTIEGLSEVGLHPVQQAFLEEGGFQCGYCTPGMVISVVGLLGENPQPSQAEVEEALSGNICRCTGYGGIMRAVNKAIEREG, encoded by the coding sequence ATGCCGGATAAATCTCTAGCAAGTGGAGATGTACGTAATAATACCTTCACACTGAACTGCTTGATTAATGGTAAGGCTATATCAACTGAAGTTCCAGCCGCTCGTCGTCTCCTCAACGTACTGCGTGAAGATATAGAACTATCGGGGACGAAGCGTGCATGTGAGATGGGACGATGTGGTGCTTGCATGGTTCTGATGGATGGGCATCCAGTTAATGCCTGTCTGACAATGGCTTATCAATGTACAGGAACAGAGATCACAACGATTGAAGGTTTGAGTGAAGTAGGGCTACATCCCGTTCAACAAGCATTTTTGGAGGAAGGTGGATTCCAATGTGGTTATTGTACACCGGGTATGGTTATTTCGGTGGTTGGGTTACTGGGGGAGAATCCACAACCTTCACAAGCAGAAGTGGAAGAAGCTTTATCAGGAAATATTTGTCGTTGTACAGGGTACGGAGGCATCATGCGTGCTGTGAATAAAGCGATTGAGAGAGAGGGATGA
- the uraD gene encoding 2-oxo-4-hydroxy-4-carboxy-5-ureidoimidazoline decarboxylase, with amino-acid sequence MTNSISSVTLDEVNGMSQEEFVQSLGGIFEHSPWVAERAYRHIPFRSIEQLHQVLLETARSSEQSQIKRLLRSHPDLATRMEVTPLSAAEQQGAGLDLLTAEEFNILTDLNTTYMEKFQFPFILAVRGKNKDDIINAITERLNHSEQEEWMQALIEIGKITKFRLQDLIVQDSTKS; translated from the coding sequence ATGACAAATTCGATATCATCCGTAACACTTGATGAGGTCAATGGAATGAGTCAGGAAGAGTTTGTACAAAGTCTTGGTGGGATTTTTGAACATTCGCCTTGGGTAGCTGAGCGGGCGTATCGTCATATCCCATTTCGTTCTATTGAGCAACTCCATCAGGTCTTGTTGGAAACGGCGAGGAGTTCCGAACAGAGTCAGATAAAACGATTACTAAGATCCCATCCAGATCTAGCAACAAGAATGGAAGTCACGCCACTGTCTGCAGCTGAACAGCAAGGGGCTGGACTTGATCTGTTGACGGCAGAAGAATTTAATATCCTGACAGATTTGAATACAACGTATATGGAAAAATTTCAATTCCCTTTCATTCTCGCTGTACGTGGTAAGAATAAAGACGATATTATCAACGCTATAACTGAACGTTTGAATCACTCGGAGCAAGAGGAATGGATGCAAGCTTTGATAGAAATTGGGAAGATTACGAAGTTTCGCCTACAAGATTTAATAGTAC